A single Corynebacterium resistens DSM 45100 DNA region contains:
- a CDS encoding pyridoxal-phosphate dependent enzyme → MNSESTSNTTYSGTVDTNCDTTANIPQGLDGLIGNTPLVELPSLARAFERPDLRIYAKLEQLNPGGSAKDRTARALVNTAIETGLPENPTLVESSSGNLGMALARQAQMRGWKFHCVVDPRVNDSTVATMQALGATVDLVSAPDPETGDWLTARRSRVAELMRTVKGAVNLDQYSNQAAFKAHDEGTMAEIIAQLGQAPDWLLVAVSTTGTIGGCIQRLNRIGANTHTVGVDAQGSVLYQGKRGERLLPGFGAGVVPHLSTLQEPRRVQRVHDIDSVIGARALARTEGLLPGASGGAVVSAVYACRDNIPEGASVVMVLHDGGTNYLNTIYSDDWVEENLHVSSAEVESRIQAITGKEASR, encoded by the coding sequence ATGAACTCCGAGTCCACTTCAAACACCACATACTCGGGCACTGTAGATACCAACTGCGACACCACCGCGAATATTCCACAGGGATTGGACGGCCTCATTGGCAACACGCCCTTGGTGGAGTTACCTAGCCTTGCCCGGGCCTTTGAACGTCCCGACCTACGCATCTACGCGAAACTCGAACAGCTTAACCCTGGTGGCAGTGCGAAGGATCGCACAGCCCGAGCTCTCGTGAATACCGCTATCGAAACAGGATTGCCCGAAAACCCTACGCTTGTGGAGTCAAGCTCCGGAAACTTAGGCATGGCTTTGGCCCGCCAAGCGCAAATGCGTGGATGGAAGTTCCATTGTGTAGTCGATCCCCGTGTCAATGATTCAACCGTGGCAACGATGCAGGCTCTAGGTGCCACCGTGGATTTGGTTTCAGCGCCGGATCCCGAAACTGGCGATTGGCTCACCGCGCGCCGATCGCGGGTGGCGGAGCTCATGCGCACGGTGAAAGGTGCGGTAAACCTAGATCAGTATTCCAATCAGGCTGCGTTCAAGGCTCATGACGAAGGAACAATGGCGGAAATCATTGCCCAGCTGGGTCAGGCACCGGACTGGTTGCTGGTCGCCGTGAGCACTACCGGCACCATCGGTGGCTGCATTCAACGGCTGAACCGCATCGGCGCGAACACTCACACAGTTGGAGTGGATGCCCAGGGCTCAGTCCTCTACCAAGGCAAACGTGGCGAACGCTTGCTGCCAGGCTTTGGCGCCGGCGTGGTTCCGCACCTGTCTACTCTGCAAGAACCCAGGCGAGTTCAGCGGGTGCACGATATTGATTCCGTGATCGGTGCGCGCGCACTTGCACGCACGGAGGGACTTTTGCCTGGTGCTTCGGGCGGTGCTGTCGTTTCGGCCGTGTACGCATGCCGGGACAATATTCCTGAGGGCGCCAGCGTGGTCATGGTTCTGCACGACGGCGGTACCAATTACCTCAACACCATCTACAGCGATGACTGGGTCGAGGAAAATCTGCACGTCAGCTCTGCGGAAGTGGAATCACGCATCCAGGCGATCACCGGGAAGGAAGCCTCACGATGA